A stretch of the Arachis stenosperma cultivar V10309 chromosome 6, arast.V10309.gnm1.PFL2, whole genome shotgun sequence genome encodes the following:
- the LOC130934899 gene encoding uncharacterized protein LOC130934899 → MGIWIKDCSASIPLSSVLCCELHAIWRGLVMAWDCECKEVICETDNLNAFLLVSRGTTSMIRNDSDLLDKIKEMLQRNWTATLVLIQRTANRAADLMAKTVALNKQPYVPKDCTEAPQPLPLVLLTPRFLCPA, encoded by the exons ATGGGAATTTGGATAAAAGATTGTTCTGCCAGTATACCTCTTTCTAGTGTTCTCTGTTGTGAGCTTCATGCTATTTGGAGAGGGCTTGTTATGGCTTGGGATTgcgagtgcaaagaggtcatcTGTGAAACTGATAATCTTAACGCGTTTCTTCTTGTTTCGCGAGGCACAACCAGCATGATTAGGAATGACTCTGATCTGCTTGACAAaattaaagagatgctccagcGCAATTGGACAGCTACTTTAGTTCTCATCCAGCGCACAGCAAACAGAGCGGCTGATTTAATGGCTAAGACTGTTGCTTTAAACAAGCAG CCATATGTTCCAAAGGATTGCACAGAAGCACCTCAACCGCTGCCTTTGGTTCTCCTTACTCCGCGGTTCCTCTGTCCAGCTTAA
- the LOC130935581 gene encoding receptor-like protein EIX2 — MWPELVEVNLESNCFIGSLPSSMGSLSNLQQLRIRNNTLSGKFPASLKRNRELISLDLGENNLTGDIPAWVGERLTNLKFLRLRSNHLSGNIPNTICGMESIQDLDLARNKLSGNIPNCLNHLSAMINKVGEISETLSSVFVNNAIISMVLWVKGMDIEYSSTLGLVKNIDLSANKLSGGIPMEITDLSGLVYLNLSKNELTGHIPQSIGNMESLESIDFSGNLLTGDIPQSITNLSFLNKLDLSYNHLEGQIPTGTQLQTFEASSFVGNNLCGPPLQLSCTIPDDDANDSSEKERKKHNGVNWFFVFMAFGFIVGFWGFVGPLFMFKSWRYAYFRFLDDMGYKLQSCLGF, encoded by the coding sequence ATGTGGCCAGAACTAGTGGAAGTCAACTTAGAAAGCAACTGTTTTATTGGAAGCTTACCTTCTTCCATGGGCTCCTTATCAAACCTACAACAATTGCGAATCCGCAATAACACACTCTCTGGAAAATTTCCTGCCAGTTTAAAGAGAAACAGGGAATTGATTTCATTGGATCTTGGAGAGAATAATCTCACAGGAGATATTCCAGCATGGGTTGGAGAAAGgctaacaaatttaaaatttcttcGGCTTCGATCCAACCATCTTTCAGGAAACATTCCCAACACAATATGTGGTATGGAGTCTATCCAGGATTTGGACCTTGCAAGAAACAAATTGTCAGGCAATATTCCAAATTGTTTGAACCACTTGAGTGCCATGATAAATAAAGTGGGTGAAATTAGCGAAACTCTATCCAGTGTCTTCGTGAATAATGCTATCATTAGCATGGTCCTGTGGGTGAAAGGAATGGATATTGAGTACAGCAGTACTCTGGGCTTAGTGAAAAACATTGATCTTTCAGCCAATAAATTGTCGGGAGGAATACCAATGGAAATCACAGACTTGTCTGGTTTGGTTTATTTGAACTTGTCCAAGAATGAATTAACTGGTCACATCCCTCAAAGTATTGGCAATATGGAGTCATTGGAATCCATTGATTTCTCTGGCAACCTACTCACAGGGGATATCCCTCAGAGCATTACAAACTTGAGCTTTCTCAACAAGCTCGACTTGTCCTACAATCACTTGGAGGGTCAAATCCCAACAGGCACTCAATTGCAAACCTTTGAAGCATCCAGTTTTGTCGGCAACAATCTCTGTGGTCCACCATTGCAGCTTAGCTGTACAATTCCTGATGATGATGCAAATGACAGTagtgagaaagagagaaagaagcaCAATGGAGTGAATTGGTTCTTTGTGTTTATGGCTTTTGGATTTATTGTGGGATTCTGGGGATTTGTTGGTCCATTGTTCATGTTCAAATCATGGAGGTATGCCTATTTCCGTTTTCTTGATGACATGGGCTACAAACTTCAATCATGTTTGGGATTTTAA
- the LOC130934900 gene encoding receptor-like protein 53 — translation MDAVRSINHVTGHVLQLHLNTSGHDCDEFYSCIGGEISDSVVELKHLNYLNLSGNHFGGKQIPTFLSEITSLTHLDLSDSGFQGNIPHQIRNLSNLIYLDRSHQIGNLTNLIYLGLQSSYYEPLVIENADWLSALTSLEYLDLSGANLSKSLDWLHTMQALPSLLDCSLGDYKQPPKLNFSSLFSLSISVAPKWIFHLNKLVSLKCQSNCYSNDIDSPIPDGIQNLTMLENLDLSYNLFSSNIPDWLYGLHHLKVLTLHDNYLGWTNAFGNLTSLVSLDLSSNQIEGAIPTFLRNLTSLVSLDISGNQFEGGFQPLLKSYAT, via the exons ATGGACGCGGTACGAAGCATAAA CCATGTAACTGGCCACGTCCTTCAGCTTCACCTAAACACTTCAGGGCACGATTGTGATGAATTTTATTCTTGTATTGGAGGTGAGATATCTGATTCTGTGGTTGAATTGAAGCATTTGAATTACTTGAACTTGAGCGGTAATCATTTTGGAGGTAAGCAAATTCCTACTTTCCTTTCTGAAATCACCTCCTTAACTCACCTTGACCTTTCTGATTCTGGATTTCAAGGAAATATTCCTCACCAGATTCGAAATCTCTCAAATTTGATCTATCTTGACCGCTCTCATCAAATTGGGAACCTTACCAATTTGATCTATCTTGGACTCCAAAGTAGTTATTATGAACCATTGGTCATTGAAAATGCTGATTGGCTTTCAGCTCTTACCTCCCTTGAATATCTTGATTTGAGTGGTGCAAACCTATCCAAATCACTTGATTGGCTACACACTATGCAAGCTCTCCCTTCTTTGCTAGATTGCAGTCTTGGTGATTATAAGCAACCACCCAAACTTAACTTTTCCTCTTTGTTCTCTCTCAGCATTTCTGTTGCCCCCAAGTGGATCTTTCACTTGAACAAACTTGTTTCTCTTAAATGTCAATCAAACTGTTACTCTAATGATATTGATAGTCCAATTCCTGATGGTATTCAAAATCTTACCATGCTTGAAAATCTTGATTTGTCATACAATTTATTCTCATCCAATATACCAGATTGGTTATATGGTCTTCATCATCTTAAAGTTTTGACCTTACATGATAACTATCTGGGATGGACTAATGCTTTTGGAAATTTGACTTCTCTTGTTAGCCTTGATTTGTCATCCAATCAGATTGAAGGAGCAATTCCAACTTTTTTGAGAAATTTGACTTCTTTGGTCAGTCTTGATATATCAGGTAATCAATTTGAAGGGGGATTCCAACCTCTTTTAAAAAGTTATGCAACTTGA
- the LOC130932890 gene encoding receptor-like protein EIX1: protein MSPNTNTYTGMLVLIFVHLYCLTLLTSSESESELIECIPSEREALLRFKHHLTDPSNRLSSWNASNSNCCHWDYVVCSHLTFHILQLHLNTTISSEYHVFPFTIVELAYERSMFSGAINDSVVELKHLNYLNLSGNNFGGMQFSTFLFRITSLTHLDLSFSGFYGNIPHQIGNLSNLLYLDLSSYAINGTIPHQIGNLTNLIHLGLQSDEYDESLVVENADWLLGLTSLEYLDLRGANLSKSFNWLHTMQALPSLQDLNLQDCSFGDYKQPSKLNFSSLLSLTISVAPKWVFQLNKLVSLTCYLNCYSNDIHTPISDGIQNLTMLENLDLSYNSFSSHIPDWLYRLHRLKSLKLSDNYLTGAISNTLGNLTSLVTLDLSHNQFEGAIPTLLGNLTSLVALHLSSNQFEGEIPTLLGNLTSLVSLDLSYNQFEGAIPTLLGNLTSLVDLHLSHNQFEGGIPSSFRKLCNLRHISFSYLKCNQQLSQILQILIPCVSHQLKSLVASTSQISGPLTNQLGMFQNLEMLDLSSNNIIGEIPQSFAKLSSLRFVDFSTNQLTGNLFKILASATKLLYLAIDDNLFQGIVHEDDFANFTTLRVLSASSNNFTLKVHPSWKPKFQLFQLKMSSWKLGPSFPSWIRSQNHLQYLDLSNAGISDSIPIWFWETSHFYNYLNFSHNHIHGKLPKESKIFESDGAVDLSSNHLHGNLPFVSEDIVWLDLSHNSFYGLLMDFLCQKSHNPKMLQILNLASNNLSGEIPNCWRMWPQLMDVNLESNYFIGSLPYSMGSLSGLQYLHIRNNTLSGKFPISLKENKELILLDLGENNLTGNIPRWVGESLVNLKFLRLRSNHLSGNIPNGLCDMKFLQVLDLALNNLSGNIPNCLNHLSAMINKTSASSSFQEYTVYASDTISMFLWVKGNDAEYNNILGLVKNIDLSSNKLSGGIPMEITNLIGLIYLNLSKNELSGQIPQSIGNMESLESIDFSGNQLTGEIPQSITNLNFLNKLDLSYNHLEGKIPTGTQLQSFEASSFVGNKLCGPPLLLNCTMEGEVPDENEKERKNHGVKWLFVSVAFGFIVGFWGFVGPLFICKSWRYAYYRFLDDMCYKLQSCM from the coding sequence ATGTCTCCAAACACAAACACATACACTGGCATGCTTGTGCTTATCTTTGTTCACCTTTATTGCCTTACGTTGCTAACGTCTTCTGAGTCTGAGTCTGAGTTGATTGAGTGCATTCCAAGTGAGCGCGAAGCACTTCTAAGATTCAAGCATCATCTCACTGACCCTTCCAACAGACTCTCTTCTTGGAATGCTTCCAATTCCAACTGCTGTCACTGGGATTATGTTGTTTGTAGTCATCTAACTTTCCACATCCTTCAGCTTCACCTTAACACTACTATATCATCGGAATATCATGTATTTCCCTTTACCATTGTCGAACTCGCTTACGAGAGGTCCATGTTTAGTGGAGCGATAAATGATTCTGTTGTTGAATTGAAACATCTGAATTACTTGAACTTGAGCGGTAATAATTTTGGAGGTATGCAATTTTCTACTTTCCTTTTTCGAATCACCTCCTTAACTCACCTTGACCTCTCTTTTTCCGGATTTTATGGCAACATTCCTCATCAGATTGGGAATCTCTCTAATTTGCTCTATCTTGACCTCTCATCATATGCTATTAATGGAACAATTCCACATCAAATTGGCAATCTCACCAATTTAATTCATCTTGGCCTCCAAAGTGATGAATATGATGAATCATTGGTTGTTGAAAATGCTGATTGGCTTTTGGGTCTTACCTCCCTTGAATATCTTGATTTGAGGGGTGCTAACCTATCCAAATCATTTAATTGGCTACACACTATGCAAGCTCTCCCTTCTTTGCAAGACTTAAACTTACAAGATTGTAGTTTCGGTGATTATAAACAACCATCCAAACTTAACTTTTCGTCCCTGCTTTCTCTCACCATTTCTGTTGCTCCCAAGTGGGTCTTTCAGTTGAACAAACTTGTTTCTCTCACATGTTATCTAAACTGTTACTCTAATGATATTCATACTCCAATTTCTGATGGTATTCAAAACCTTACCATGCTTGAAAATCTTGATTTGTCATACAATTCATTCTCATCCCATATACCAGATTGGTTATACCGTCTTCATCGTCTCAAATCTTTGAAGTTAAGTGATAACTATCTGACTGGGGCTATTTCTAATACTTTGGGGAATTTGACTTCTCTTGTTACCCTTGATTTGTCACACAATCAGTTTGAAGGTGCAATTCCAACTCTTTTGGGGAATCTGACTTCTCTTGTTGCCCTTCATTTGTCATCCAATCAGTTTGAAGGAGAAATTCCAACTCTTTTGGGGAATTTAACTTCTCTTGTTAGCCTTGATTTGTCATACAATCAGTTTGAAGGAGCAATTCCAACTCTTTTGGGGAATCTGACTTCTCTTGTTGACCTTCATTTGTCACACAATCAGTTTGAAGGAGGAATACCATCCTCTTTTAGAAAGCTATGCAATTTGAGACACATCTCTTTCTCATATCTCAAATGCAATCAACAACTTTCTCAAATCTTACAAATTCTCATCCCATGTGTTTCTCATCAACTCAAGAGTCTTGTGGCTTCTACTTCTCAAATCTCAGGTCCCCTCACCAATCAACTTGGAATGTTTCAAAATCTTGAAATGCTTGATCTCTCCAGCAACAACATTATTGGAGAAATTCCTCAATCGTTTGCAAAGCTTTCCTCATTAAGATTTGTCGATTTCTCCACAAATCAACTTACTGGAAATCTATTTAAAATTCTTGCATCAGCTACTAAATTGTTATATCTTGCCATAGATGACAATTTATTTCAAGGGATTGTGCATGAAGATGACTTTGCGAATTTCACTACTTTACGTGTGCTTTCAGCATCAAGTAACAATTTCACTTTGAAAGTGCATCCCAGTTGGAAACCAAAATTTCAACTTTTTCAATTGAAAATGAGCTCGTGGAAGTTAGGTCCAAGCTTTCCATCATGGATTCGGTCACAAAATCATCTTCAATATTTGGATCTATCTAACGCAGGGATTTCTGATTCCATTCCCATTTGGTTTTGGGAAACAAgtcatttttataattatttgaaCTTCTCTCACAATCATATTCATGGCAAGCTCCCAAAAgaatcaaaaatttttgaatctgATGGAGCAGTTGATCTTAGCTCAAACCATCTTCATGGAAATTTACCCTTTGTGAGTGAGGATATAGTTTGGCTAGACCTCTCACATAATTCATTTTATGGGTTATTAATGGATTTTCTTTGTCAAAAATCTCACAACCCAAAAATGTTACAAATTCTCAATCTTGCATCAAACAACTTATCTGGAGAAATTCCTAACTGTTGGAGGATGTGGCCACAACTAATGGATGTCAACTTAGAAAGCAACTATTTTATTGGAAGCTTGCCCTATTCCATGGGCTCTTTATCAGGCCTACAATATTTGCATATACGTAACAACACGCTCTCAGGAAAATTTCCTATCAGTTTAAAAGAAAACAAGGAGTTGATTTTGTTGGATCTTGGAGAAAATAACCTCACAGGGAATATTCCTAGATGGGTTGGAGAAAGCTtggtaaatttaaaatttcttcGGCTCCGATCCAATCATCTTTCAGGTAACATTCCCAACGGATTATGTGATATGAAGTTTCTCCAAGTTTTGGACCTTGCACTAAATAATTTGTCAGGCAATATACCAAATTGTTTGAACCATTTAAGTGCCATGATAAATAAAACTAGTGCGAGTTCATCCTTCCAGGAATACACGGTATATGCAAGTGATACTATAAGCATGTTCCTATGGGTGAAAGGAAATGATGCTGAGTACAACAACATTCTGGGTTTAGTGAAAAACATTGATCTTTCATCTAATAAATTGTCTGGGGGAATACCAATGGAAATCACAAACCTAATTGGTCTGATTTATTTGAACTTGTCCAAGAATGAGTTAAGTGGTCAGATCCCTCAAAGTATTGGCAATATGGAGTCATTAGAATCCATTGATTTCTCTGGCAACCAACTCACAGGGGAGATCCCTCAAAGCATCACAAACTTGAACTTCCTGAACAAGCTAGACTTGTCCTACAATCACTTGGAGGGCAAAATCCCAACGGGCACTCAGTTGCAAAGCTTTGAAGCATCCAGTTTTGTAGGCAACAAGCTATGTGGTCCACCATTGCTGCTCAACTGTACCATGGAGGGGGAAGTTCCTGATGAGaatgagaaagagagaaagaatcATGGAGTGAAGTGGTTATTTGTGAGTGTGGCCTTTGGATTTATAGTGGGATTTTGGGGATTTGTTGGTCCATTGTTCATATGCAAATCATGGAGGTATGCATATTACCGTTTCCTTGATGACATGTGCTACAAACTTCAATCATGCATGTGA